The DNA sequence ATCGCGATCATCCTACTTTGCTGAAGATGACAACGGCCGCGTTCATTCCAAAGGCGGCAAGATGGGCGCGGGCGGCGGCAAGACAGGCGGCTGGCCAGACGACAGGCAGGACAACATTGAGCGCTTCTATGAAGAAAGGCCGGACACACCTGTGAAGCCCGCGCTCCCGGCGCCCCCAGCGCCGACGCAGATGTTTCCGCCGGGGGCCACCAGGATCGCGCCCCCCGCGCCCGGGATGAAGGCGCCGGCCAAGCCCCCGAAGGCGGAACCTGCGCCCGCGAAGCCGCGCGTGCCGGCCGTCTTCAACCCCTTTGTCGCCGCCGCCGAGCAGCCGCTCTCGACGTTTGCCATTGACGTCGACACCGCCTCCTACACGCGCACGCGCCAGGCCATCCTCGCCGGTCAGCTTCCCGAGCCTGAGGCGGTCCGCACCGAAGAGGTGGTCAATGCTTTTGACTATGGCGACCGCGCCCCCGACCACGCCACGTTCCGCATCTTTGTCGAGGGCTCGCCCGCGCCGTTCGGCCACGGCACCTCGCTCGTCCGTCTCGGCATCAAGGGCCGTCGCCTGGGCCGCGAGGAGGCCCGCCCGGCCGTCCTGACCTTTGTCGTGGACGCCTCGGGCTCGATGGCCCAGCCCGACCGGTTCGGCCTCGCCCGGCTGGCGCTGGCCGAACTGCTCGGCCGCCTCGGCCCCGACGACCGCATCCAGCTCATCGCCTTCAACGACACCGCCCGCGTCCTCGCCGATCCCGCCGCGGCCACCGGGGGCAAAGAGGTCCTCGCCGCCTTCGACCGCATCCAATGCACCGGCTCGACCCACCTCGAGGCGGGGCTCCGCCTCGCCTATGACCGCGCCGCCGCCGCCTTCCGTCCCGGAGCCGAAAACCGCGTCATCCTCCTCTCCGACGGCGTGGCCAACCTCGGCGCCGGCGCGGCCGCCGACATCCTCACGCACATTGACGCCGCCCGCCGCCAGGGGATCACCCTCGCCGTCTTCGGCGTCGGCCGCGGCGCCTACAATGACGAGATGCTGGAACAGCTCGCCAACCGCGGCGACGGCACCTACCGCTTCCTCGACGCCCCGGAGACGGTGCGCCGCGCCTTTGTTGACGATCTCGCCGCGACCCTCTACACCATTGCCTCGGACGTCAAGATCCAGGTCGAATGGTTCCCCGCCGCCGTCTCTCGCTACCGCCAGCTCGGCTACGAAAACCGAGCCCTCACGGCGGAGCAGTTCCGAGACGACACCGTCGACGCAGGCGAGATCGGCTCGGGGCAGTCGGTTACCGCCCTCTACGAAATCGAGCGTCTGGCCCTCGCCCCCCGCGCCGCCGCTGAGGCGCCGCTCGGCATGGTGCGCGTCCGCTACCGCCCCTCTGGAGGCGGTCCAGTGGCCGAGATCAGCCGTTCAATCCTCGCCGCCGACCTGGCCGCCTCCTTCCAGTCGACCCGTCCGCAATTTCGCCTTGCCGCCTGCGCCGCAGCCTTTGCCGAACGGCTCCGCGGCAGTCCCTATGCCAACGGGTTCAGCTTTGCAGAGGTGGCCGACGTCCTCCGACCCTCCGTAATGGAATTCAAACTCGACGCCCGCCTCGCCGATCTTCTCCGCCTCATTGAAGCCGCTGATCGCCTGGCAAAGTGAGAAAAACCTGTGTCCCACTTTTTTTTATTCATTGCGGCGAATCACCGCGACCGCCTCGCTGGCGTCGAGGGGGAGGTTCTATGACCGGCGCCAATCCGACGCTTGTGTTCCGCCGACGACGGCTCCCGCACTGGCTGGTGGCCGAACATGCCTATTTCGTGACCCTCTGCCGCAAGGGGTGTCTGCCCGCGCGTGTGACGGCCGAATTGCGCGCGGAGCGCGAAGCAGTGGCGCGGGACGTATCGGACCGCGCATCCCGCAGCGGACGGTCCGATACGTCCCGTCCCACTTGCTCCCGCCCGGACGAAGGCGGCAGCCCAGTGGCGCGGGACGTATCGGACCGCGCATCCCGCAGCGGACGGTCCGATACGTCCCGTCCCACTTGCTCCCGCCCGGACGAAGGCGGCAGCCCAGTGGCGCGGGACGTATCGGACCGCGCGGACGATCATGTGGCCCGGGATGACTGCCGACTCGCCGAGCGGCGGCGTCGCTTCCTGCAGATCGACGCCATCCTCGACGCCGCCGCGCGGAGCCCGCGCGACCTGTGCGCTCCGGCGGTTTCGGACGTGGTCCTCGGCAATCTCGACTGGCTGCGCGGGCGCGGCTGGCGCATCTGGGCCGCGACGCTGATGCCCAGCCACATGCACCTGGTCTTGCGCAACACCGAAGGCCGGAATGATGCGCTCTGCTCCGACTTGGCGCTGTTCATGTCCTGGACGGCGCGACAGGTCAACGCTGCGATGGAAACGCGCGGCAACTTCTGGCAATCCGAACCGTTCGACCACTGGTGCCGCGACGCCGACGCGTGGCTGCGGAGCGTCGGCTACACGCTGCACAATCCCGTCAAGGCGGGGTTGTGTGCGGCATGGCGTGACTGGCCCCAAACGGTGGCCGATCCCGAAGTGGAGGGGCTGATCCCATGATGCATGGCGATCATATCGGTTCCCGCCCGGACGGCGGCGGCAGCCCAGTGGCGCGGGACGTATCGGACCGCGCATCCTGCGGTGGACGGTCCGAGACGTCCCGTCCTACTTGCTCGCGCCCGGACGGCGGCGGCAGCCCAGTGGCGCAGGACGTATCGGACCGCGCATCCTGCGGTGGACGGTCCGATACGTCCCGTCCTACTTGCTCGCGCCCGGACGGCGGCGGCAGCCCAGTGGCGCGGAACGTATCGGACCGCGCATCGTGGCATGAGCGGCGCGAGAGCGGCGGTGGACGGTCCGATACGTCCCGTCCTACACGCTGCATTTATTTCCAAGACACCGCCCGTGAGAAGCGTATAATAGCCATGCCAACTCGGAAAGGATCATCCATGAACACGTTTCGCTGTCTCCGCTTCCTCCTCATCCTCCTCGCCACCTCTGCCGCATCCTCCTCCGCCGCCGCGAGCTGGAACAGCTTTGCCCTCGATGGCGCCATTACGGGGAATAACGCCGCCTTCGTGCTGCAGCTCGACCTCAAAGATCTCGCCCGCGGCGAATCCATTGACGTCGTCCGCGGCGCGATTGCCGTCCGCAGCGCGGAGCTGCCCGCTGGGGTCGCCCTCATGCGGGAGGACGACGCCCTGCGCCTCACGCTCGCCCCCGGCTTCACCCGCGCGCGCAGTGGCCGCGTGATTGTCCGTTTCGCCGCCCGCACCACGGTGAGCAACGACTGGCGCTGCGCCGGTTTCGCGCTGCCCGTGCTGCCGGTCCGGCGGGTCACGATCACCGCCGACCAGCCGAACCTGCAGATCGAGATCCCCCGCGCGGCCAACAGCGCGACCCGGCGTGATCCCGAAGGCCGCCCGACGACCGACGCCAATCTGGCGCTAACCCCCGATTTCGCCGTTTTGTGGAAGCCGGAGATCCGGCAGGCCGATTCCGAACTCGTGGCGACCTGCGACATCCACACCGTCGCCTCGGCGAGCCCCGGGACGCTCCGCGTCGACACCATCTTTTCCTATCGCGTCGCCCAGGGCCAGCTCGCGGAGATGCTGTTTGATGTCCCCGATGTGAACATCGTCAGCGTCGTGGGCGCGGACATTCAGGACTGGCGCATCGACCGGACCGACCCCGCGCGGCCTCGGCTGCGCGTGCAGCTCGCCCGCCCCCGGCGTGACGACTACCGGCTGGGGGTGGTCTGCGAGCGTACCCTCGCCTCCTTCCCCTGTAAATCCGACATCCCCGTTCTCGTCCCGCTCAACGTCATCCGCGCCGGCGGCAGCCTGCTGCTCGGCACCGACAGTGCCGTCAAGCTCCAGGTTGCCGACTCGACCGGACTGACCCAGATCGACCCCTCGGCCTTCCCGCGCGCCAATGCCGTGGAATCCACCGATCCGCGCCATGTCCCGGCACGCGGCCTATTCGCCTGGCAATACGCCGCCGTCCCCTACGCGATCATGATCGGTGCCGACAATATCGCATCCGCCATCCATGCCGACATCAACCTCCTGTTGAATGTCGCCAATGGCACCGCAGTCGCCGAGGCCTCGATCCAGCTCGACATCCGAGATGCCCCGGCCCGCGAGATCCGCATCGCCATCCCGGCCGATCCCCGCTGGTCTGTGGTTTCGGTCGCTGGCAGGCAGTTTTCGGAGAGCGATGTGGACACGCGCGCCACGGACGCCGGCCGAGAAATCGTGATCCCCTTCCGCGCGCCGGTGGAGGGTCAGGCGCTCGTGACCGTCCGCCTCGAAGCCAGCATCGCCGCGCTGGGGGACCATTTCGCCGTGCCCACCTTTGCCGTTGCCAACGCGCGCGCGCTCCGCGGCACACTCGTTGCCGCCGCCGAACAGGGCATCCGCCTCTCGCCGCGTACTCCGACCGAGCTTCACGACATCCACACGGCCTCGGCTTCTTTCAAGGCCGAGGGTGCCCAACTTGCCTACCGGTTCCGTGACGCCGCCTGGTCGCTCGGCATCCAGCTCGAGTACGCGAAATCCGCGATTCATTCCGAGGTCTTCCACCTTGTGTCCATCGGACCCGGCGTCGTGTATGTTTCCGCCGCAGTGAACGGACACGTCAGCGGCGCGCCTGTTCAAACCCTCCGGTTTCATGTCCCGGCCTCGATCCCCATGATTGACGTCACGGGTGTCGGCATTGAATCCTGGTCCCGCAGCAACGACGTCTGCACCGTCCGCCTCGCCAACCGCGTCCTCGGCGATTTCACCATCCTGCTCAGCTATGACCATCCGGTCGCCTATGACAACGCCGAGCTCACCGTGGGCGAGATCGAGACGCTCGACACCGCCAGTGAGCTGGGCTTCATCGCCATTGCCACCTCCGCGCCCCTCCGCGTAGACGAGGGAGGCGTCTCGCCCGCCATGCTCATCCGCATCCCGCGCGACGAGATTCCCGCCGGCTACGCGGCCACAGTCACAGCCCCAGTCGTCAGTGCCTGGAAATACACCCGCAAGCCGCATGCCGCGACCCTGCGCCTGAGCGCGCTGGATAGCAGCCGTCCGATCGATCAGGTGGTGGACTATCTCGCGCTCTCATCCACCCTTGGCCGTGACGGCGAGTCGGTGACCAAGGCCGTCTGGCACGTCAAGAATACCTCGCGTCAATATCTGGAGATCCAATTGCCGCCCGGAGCCTCCGCGTGGAGCGTGCGGCAGGCCGCCACCGCCGAAGTTCCGGCCCGCAACCTTCCGGCGCAGCAATCGGACGACCGTCTCCTCATTCCGGTCGAACGGCCGCGCGACCCGAATCAGGCCATTCC is a window from the Lentisphaerota bacterium genome containing:
- a CDS encoding DUF3520 domain-containing protein, producing MTTCPTEPRLTACLLGDLPQAEADDVRAHIASCPACRAAAAELAPLLDTLRAALAADAAAPLALDPARLTAILATPPPTRARRRRTRFWLGPVIGLAATLLIVLSASLFFPGFESRPYRVPKGSGDRAVATRVCIDRLNSSEVAYGYDDGISHETEFRAGEEKPVFVRKVKKRAIVDREGDLAGETDTENQPGWTSYAWLIKDGRGGIDGTYSKPDKNGDASVDHTEAGLLEGKINLKSGKLIKATELGLGSASRAAAPEPPGDDKPVSHGTAVEQVKAPVILSYFSRRGAETGQKDGKNDTTITDRPYESKEGIVLHKFSAKEFHFPPLNVGGTCDIPERRLREEVKTESGPMWLQDSTVAEEVEKESRSSYFAEDDNGRVHSKGGKMGAGGGKTGGWPDDRQDNIERFYEERPDTPVKPALPAPPAPTQMFPPGATRIAPPAPGMKAPAKPPKAEPAPAKPRVPAVFNPFVAAAEQPLSTFAIDVDTASYTRTRQAILAGQLPEPEAVRTEEVVNAFDYGDRAPDHATFRIFVEGSPAPFGHGTSLVRLGIKGRRLGREEARPAVLTFVVDASGSMAQPDRFGLARLALAELLGRLGPDDRIQLIAFNDTARVLADPAAATGGKEVLAAFDRIQCTGSTHLEAGLRLAYDRAAAAFRPGAENRVILLSDGVANLGAGAAADILTHIDAARRQGITLAVFGVGRGAYNDEMLEQLANRGDGTYRFLDAPETVRRAFVDDLAATLYTIASDVKIQVEWFPAAVSRYRQLGYENRALTAEQFRDDTVDAGEIGSGQSVTALYEIERLALAPRAAAEAPLGMVRVRYRPSGGGPVAEISRSILAADLAASFQSTRPQFRLAACAAAFAERLRGSPYANGFSFAEVADVLRPSVMEFKLDARLADLLRLIEAADRLAK